From the Odontesthes bonariensis isolate fOdoBon6 chromosome 9, fOdoBon6.hap1, whole genome shotgun sequence genome, the window GACCAGTTTGTGGGAAAGAGCCTTAAGCTTGAACGACATGTTCCGGAGACGTTTGCTGACTGTTTGTACTAGTGTCACATCACAGCCTGTTCCCAGGCCGGATCCAACAAAACTCATTGCTTTCCACAACAACTGCCCCCCTCATTCTGGTTTCAGTGTTAGACctcgtctttttcttctttcttcataCTTCCAAAGTCTCTCCTCAGGGTCAGGTATCTCCTCGGTGAGTCCTCTAAGTCCTTCTTCCTCCTCCCGCTTTTTTCTCATCCGTTTGCTCCCTCTCCTCTGTTGATAGCTGAACCAGCTGTTGCtccaacagcagcagctgccCGAGCGGTACACCTCTCAAGCACATATAGTACGCGTGTAAATACACCCTCATGCTGACATAGACAGATGAACAGGGTGTGTTGTGCGTGAATGGACCAGGATCTTCCTGTCTTTTCCCCATCGGCTCTCTTGCTGAACGGCGGATGTTTTTCCTGCCTCCCTCTGTGTATTTATTCTTCACTTTCTTGTGTCCTTATTTAAGATGTTGTTGAAGAAGTGGCCTGTTGAAACAAAGCCTGGTGTGCTCGCCCGATTGGTGCGGTTCGTCTTGGTTGGTGTGAAAGCTATTAGGCAAACACTGAAGCAAGCAGCAATCATTTGAAAAGTCCTGTTTCTTTTTCCAAAGGGAGTCTGGTAGCAGGTTTttcaaaataacaataaaagcaaaaatcaaGCGTTTTAAACTGTTTCGAGTAATCAGAGATGATCGCATCGCTCCATGCTACCTTCAAATCGCCCCCTAAAACTGTTCTCTTTGAGAAAGCTGCAAAGATGCATTATTTTACACCCATTTTATTTTCGTGTATCAGCCTTTCAAATCCCTCTTTGAAGAAGTCCCCGACATCCGACTTTTAGATGCTTTCAGAATTTGCTTCATTAGATTTCCCTGTATAGAGATGAGGTACATATAAAAGTCAGGGCGCCCAGTTTCTTTTGTTAATGTCCGTGGTCCACACCTACTTATGTGACAGGTTGCAAGGATCCCCGTCGAGACCAACAGCCTTAAATTTGAGATGATATTAATTTGTAATTCTCCCGGTCCCACGACCAGTGGTGGCAGCCATCTTAAATGCTTTGCAACTAAGGGGAGTCAGAAAAGAGACAGCTGTGCTCTCTAGTTTTATCTAATTTCacagcaaaataaaagcattagcACAAAGTCACTCTGCCCTGCTTCGGGTCAGAGTCTGAAGCACTTGCAGATTTGAATGGGTTCAAAACAAAACCTGCCATTACCAGGACATGCCCGCTCGTAGTTTGGGTGTCTCAAAGATAAAGTGCTTTGTAATTAGTTTAGCAGCCAAAACTAGCTGCATATTTGAACTACGACGTGTCCAAATAAAATGAATCCCCTTCTGTTGAAATTGATCATCTTCTTTCTTCTGCTGCCTTCTCTATCCGGCTTTTGCTAACTTCTCTAGCTTGCAGTAGTTCCTCATTTCATATTTCATAATTCCCCCCAGCACATGCAAAAATAGCTACAAAAACCCCACTCAGGACGTAGTCAAAATAGGTTCCTCCAAAATTTTGCATTCGGCTTGCAGGAGCTCAGCTTTCTTAGATTGCAGATTCAAAGTAGTGATAGGCAGAAATGGTACCAGTGTGGAGCTGGTTTGATAAATATTCCTAGTTTTCACTTTTTGTGGCAGTAGCTTCTAGCTTTAACAGGCATCTAAGTGGCTTCTTCTTGGCTGACACTATAAAAATGCTGCTACCTACAGAGCAAATTTCCAAGTTGGcgaaaccacaaaaaaaaaaaaggctgtaaaGGCTGCTGTTGATCATGTGGCCTTACTTTGCAGGTGGCATCAAGTCTCCCTTTGTGAGGGGGAAGTATGGGGGGGTTGGAAAAGAAACAGACAGTACCTGGCATAAGACAAGAGTCGGTAATAGTGGCCAGATGTTTCAGCACACATGCAAATGTTTAACCATGCTCCTCCTCTATCTCCGTCACACTCAAACATTCTCACcagctttctttgtttttgcgtCTCATCTACAAAGTAGGTTTACAGACACATTTCGTGTTTTGTCTAAACCAGCATTCCAGTGGATAGTTTAAACTCCAGTTACTttttaagaaaaatgttttggtttgtttttttccctctttcccGCTCAGATcgtctgtgtttctgtctgtgctTTAATTCCTTTTAATAGCATTCCTTTCACTGCAGTCCCCAAGGACTCCCACTCCTGTAActgatctttatttctgtctccaTACTGCTTCACATCAAGTCAATATGTTGGGTCTGATGGCATAGAAAAGTTGTCCACAGAGGGGAGTGCAGTACAGTAGGGGGGACATAAGGATAGGGGAGGTGAAAGGGGGAGAGAGAAACACATGATGGGAGCTCAGGGCAGTAACGGGtgaaagagagaggagagacTGGAGTGGAGATGGAACACATGGAAAGTTGAAACAAAGGGAGGGCTCTGTAGTTCTCTGGAATGATTTAAGCCTCCTGCCTGACTTGCCAGCGCTGAGACGACTGGTGAGCAGACTGTCAGAGTGGAGGACAGCAGATGTGTTCTGGCTgacgatggatggattgatgtaTCAATTTTATCCAGAGGCTGATGAGTAGATAGCCAGAACTGCTTTTTTTGTCTTCACGCACTTCGCAGTCCTCGGCCAGGCATCTGCACTTTGGATCGGAGAACCTGAAATCAGCTCAGTTCTGCTCCGTCCAATCTGAATCACATCTCTCTTCTGTCTGCAAAATTTACAATCCTTTGAGTCAGCGTGTCTCTCAAATCCTGGCTTGCTCCGACTGTAAGCCATGATTTGTACCATTAGAAACGTACTCGATGCGCTCATACGCTCACTACAACTTTTAAAAGGCACACTCTAACCGGTCTCAGATCCACATCCTCAGTTCACGTCCACGCACACCGTGCACAGACCCACTTGTGCTTCCCTTCTCATTGGAGCACTGCTCCGGCTTGGCTTTAAGTCAGCGGATGTCAGATGTCAGTTGAAAATATGTGCTTCCAATTCCAGTGCGATCCTCCAAATGTCTTTCTGGCTTCTCACCACCCTTTCCAaactattcttttttctttgtgtttgcttAAAGAACCACCCTGTGCCCGATTATCTGCCTGAGTAAAGTATTTTATGCGTAAGTTCAACAGTGGTTTTATCAGTTTACAAGTTTACAACATACGCCTTTGTTCATTATTTGGGTAAATCAAATATTACATGTAGGAGGCCTAACTGTTGAAGATACAGTGCTTGTCCCCTAAgagatgtatatatatgtaatcACTTCTGATATGCATTTCCCCTCTTTTTAAATATCTAACGTATACATCACTTTGATTAATTACCACTGAGAGCTTGTGACTGACAGGACTGTCCACAGAATTACTGTCCTTGTGCTATATTCTTCATTTTCTCTGCATCACgctaaaaacacatttccatgAAGGTTACCGAAGATTCTACTTGACGAAACTTTATTGTCTCATGAAATATGGTGTCTTATGATGTTTGGCGCCAAAtcccaacaaatgtcatctcaatgcacttcaatgatacagtccagttcaagccaatgagagtccaattcattgtaatcataatccaatcaaatccgatttattaaattcaaaattagtccaaaaTAATGcggagccaattaaaaaacaatgaGCTAACTACTAGCaactagctaaggaaaccaacagattgtacCGAAACTTTggtcttcggtccaatctcgCATCCTGAGTGTgtacgaggcgactgtggagagaaactcccttttaacaggaagaaacctctggccaGAAAATTGTGCCCCTCCAGAGTTttacaggtgtgtttgttttttttcccagaaacACTGCTTTATTGAGCAGTTTTGTGAGCTATGTTACAATTTCCTCTTCATGTTGTCTCTGTCTCCTCACACGCTCACTTAtctttttctacattttatACGCAGACAAAATAAAGTACGGCTGGTGCCAAAGGCTTTTGACAATCCATTTTGAGCTTTCGGCACTTATCAGCGAATGTAATTGCCAATACtgaatatttttgtttattccgagttcttttttttttttttttggtctttatctgaaaactgcatgtttttctttgatAATCTACCTCTTCAACATCCCTTTGTGGTGATCAGATGAAGATTCTTGTAGTTAAAATCATTTAGCTGCAGCATGTACATCAGCCATTAAAGACTTGCTGGGACAAAATAAGCAGGCAAAGCTGGCACTCTGTGTGTGGATCGAGAGGAAACCCTAACTTTCTTTTTTGCGATTTGGTCTAATTCAGGCAAAGCAGCCTCCCTTCATTTCACTAGGAAGCAAGAAATCAGCCAAAAGCATCTCATTATAACCAAGTACCTCAAAGTCCAAATAGGTGACATAGAGAAAAAAGGCTCACAATGATTCTTTGTTGCTGTTTCGCATACAGAGTGCACATTGTGGATGGGTGATGTATCTTGGCGCAGTCTGTGGATTTGTTGGCTGGCTGAGTGACTGACCGCCTTTTGGCTGGAAGAGTGTGTCAGCGTGGTTGGCTATCAAACCACCGTGCCTCCAGGCTGCTTCTGCAGCCGGTGCTGTTCGGCTCTACGATGGGCCGGTGCAAAAGGCTGTATGTCCCACCGTGTGGTCGCTGATGCTAATGAAAAACAGGCGAGGGGAGGCAGCTGCTTCTTCTTTCTTGATCTTTCAGCGTTTGCATGAAACTGGGAATCAGTGAGGCTGAGGTGGTGGGGGGGTCGGGGTGTTCATGTGCCAGAGTGGTCGGGAGGCTGGTGTTTGCTTATATACTGAGCAGAAACAGATCCGACTTTTATGCAACCCTTTCAAAGCTTCTTTCACAGGAGAATTATGCTAcactcgtctttttttttcaagatgtAGTTGCTTGAAATACCCCACTATTGGTCCAGTTTGCTACATTTTGAGGTGTTCACAGTGTTCTTACCTCTGAATTCTTGTGCCTCAGTCTCAGCCTCATAAGGTCTTGGTTTTGTCTTTATGTGCTCTGGcgttggtctcggtttaggtggtcttgacTACAACACTAGTATTGATTATACATTTGAAAGCAGGCAGTGAGAAGTGCTTAGCTCACAGGTCTGTAGAAACAGTCACAGTATGTGCAGTAATTACCCCTTAAACCAAAAATTGTCATTACTTAATTTCCGTTTGTGCACGGATTGAACAAATTAGATGCGGAGAAGTGATAAAGCAcgaatgttagaggtgtgttcggGCAGACCCAAGTTGGCAGATACTTTTGAAGTGATCCGCCCCTTGGTTCCATCTTTATGACATTTGCGTTGAGATTTTCCAATATTTTCCGAAAAGATATCTACGCCTGCTTTGGGTTTGACATTTTTTAAACCCCGATGGTGAATGTTACACCCAACTGCTACACCTACCTGGGTGCCTTACTGAGAGCCTGAGTGGCTGGCTGCTTGATCTCCAGCACGCTTACGCTGAAAGGTCCCATTCAGtcaaagattcagagaatgAGGGCACGTAGACTAAACAAATCTTGTGATAGAGAAGAGGCTGTCTGATCATGTGGTGGATGAAACAGAACCCAAGCCGCTGCCTCATATCATTTTTTGATGCTCTTTGTCAGTCTGGAACACATCTGTTTGATTGGCCTATTCTCTTATCagaatgtaaaaaacaaaaacattgtaGAATAGTTTACCAAGCGTTCTTGTGGGAAAAATGTTATCAGTAGCATAGTCTTTAGTTGCACTGAGCCGTGCTTGCAATTCACATTTTGTTGCAATTCACGTTATCTGCATCCATGTGTCAAATGTGCATTTTATAGAGGCTAGCTGTAATGAACTCCAGAGAGTTCATGAGTATTGCCCCAGCCCCTGAATAAACACAGACCaggagagaaactctgagtgtTTGAGGCTCCTCCTCTGTGTATTTTTACAAAACCATAAAGAACAGCATGCGGAGAAGTGCATAAGTCAGCCATTATTCCTGGGTAACTTTCAAACCGgccacactcccaaagaaaactTCTGCTTTGTTCACTTTCTAACTCTCTGCCCTTCTCCTTCTCCATCTTCTCAGTCTGTCGCTCTCCTGGTATGCAGTGTCATTACTATGGTATGCTATGTTCCATGAAGCTAAACTCAACATACAGTAGTGTTTTTTTGTAACTCTTCTTTTTGGaaaatgacacacacacaacacacacacacacacacacactcctgcaTTTCAGGACAATTGCCACAAAAAATTGAACAAAGCCTCGTCTCCATTGTTGGCTGTCAAAACACAACCTTCTCTCAGAAAGATTTAAATCACCCTGGATTTTAGGATTGTATAACTTCAAGTACGACACTGAATGTGGAATTAATTAGCTCACTGGGAAGCATTAGTTTAAACTTATTAGCTCAGAGTATCTTTCAAAAAAGTATTGAGAGTTGTTCAGTCGTGACCATCCTCTgtcctgcctctgcctctgcaaaTTGTGGCAGTGACTCACTTGATCACCTATTCGAAAGTTGTAAATTTCACTAAGCCAGTGTAATAAAGAAATGGCGGTCTGTGATCGCTTCACTCCATAGGCTGTATAAATCGAGGCATCAGACCGTTGGAAGTTGTTTGCCATGTGATTCAGCAGAAGGCGCTCTAGTATTAGATTTGAATACGTTCAAAGAATTATCTGCTAGTTTCAAATTCATTCAAACTTGATCTTTGGAAAAGTGACTCCTCTGCTCAGAACCTGCAGAACATCTGAGGTGTAATGCTCTGTTTACCTGTAAATACTGAAGTGTGGATGTGTGAGAATTTATTCTGTGGAGTTCCTCAGAGGTCTACTCGTGGCCCACTGTTCTTTTTAGTTCACACGTTTCACCTCAGTCAGTTGATAGGAAACCATGACAACCTGTTGGCATCTGCTCTTGTAGGCACAGTGGTGTATTTGTACCgaactttacatttacatttgtcaAATGCACTGTGAAAAAAAGGACCAGTCTAAGCTCTGCATCTGTGTGTCTTCTTTGCTGCAGGTGACGTACCTGGGCAAGGTGACAATCTCTGGGACCCAGTTCTTGTCCGGCTGCACAGAGTCGGCAGTGGTCGGCCTGGTGGAACGCCGTGCCCTGGCCCAGCAGGGCACTTCCCCCGCAATCCACTCTCTGCTGGAGATCCGGCCCTTCCAGGTACGCCTTCACCACCTGGATGAGCGTGGCGAGGCCTCAGTAACCATGGATACCTACCAGGTGGCTCGCATCGCCTACTGCACGGCCGACCACAGAATCAGACCCAACGTGTTCGCGTGGATCTACCGGGAGATCAATGATGACCTGTCCTTTCAGATGGACTGCCACGCTGTGGAGTGTGAAAGTAAGCTGGAGGCCAAGAAGCTGGCGCACTCGATGATGGAGGCTTTCCGCAAGACTTTCCACAGCATGCGTAGCGACGGCCGTATCCACAATAGTGGGTCGACGGACGACTTTGCTGAGGACTCATCCACGCCTGACGACTCGACCCCAGACGATGGTTGAACTGAAGCTCACTTAAACTCCTGATCCCCATCCTAACAAATCGAGGGGTGGCTGGAAGGACAGATTACCAGATTACCTGCTCTCTTTCATTCTCCCCTGCTGTCTCTCTCTGTTATCAGTTTGGTATAAAATTAACTGACTCTACGAACCAGTATGCCCAGGATAATGAAGTAACTTAAAAATACAGTAAAATGAAGGTAGATAAAACAGAATtactaaaaaatatatacatttacaCACGGGGGTGGCAAAGTGCTGCCACTCTGAGTAAATGCCCCTTCACAGACCGTCTAAAGGTGTTGGGGGCTCAAGTTCCCCCGTGATCACCCTCAACAGATTCACTCATCACTTCCATATCAACCACTGTTAACTCCTGCACCCATCAGAGACTCCTTCCTAAGCTTTTTCATCGATGAAACAAACACAAGAAAGTTTACCCCCTTGCTCATCTGACCCCAGTCGATAATAAACTATTGCTCTTCTTGCCATGTGGGGATCCAGCAGAAATATGCTGAGACCTATTTCAAGTCCAAACCTAGAGTTTACGAGACTCTCGAAGCACATAAATTCCTAAAATTGGCAATTATGTGGCTCTCTGTTATATTGCCTTCAGCCTTGATAATAGCAAAAGTGGATGTGGGCGTGAAGTCTTTAAGCACTGCTCTTCACTACGGTACCTTATCCAACCCCAAAAATGATTCACTGAGCGTGGATGACACAGCTCCCCCCTCTGTCCATTTAATAGGTACTGAAAGATTCAACGTATAATCAAGGCACCTGGGAGAATATAGGTGC encodes:
- the pid1 gene encoding PTB-containing, cubilin and LRP1-interacting protein; the encoded protein is MWQPASERLQHFQTMLKTKLNVLTLRKEPLPTVIFHEPEAIELCSTTPLAKSRTHAGYKVTYLGKVTISGTQFLSGCTESAVVGLVERRALAQQGTSPAIHSLLEIRPFQVRLHHLDERGEASVTMDTYQVARIAYCTADHRIRPNVFAWIYREINDDLSFQMDCHAVECESKLEAKKLAHSMMEAFRKTFHSMRSDGRIHNSGSTDDFAEDSSTPDDSTPDDG